In Numida meleagris isolate 19003 breed g44 Domestic line chromosome 3, NumMel1.0, whole genome shotgun sequence, the following are encoded in one genomic region:
- the E2F6 gene encoding transcription factor E2F6 isoform X1: protein MAAASKWERLKPLRPDTLRLSATPMLNLNLDDDIPIVKKTLKVRRPRFDASLVYLTRKFMDLVKRAPDGVLDLNDVATSLGVQKRRVYDITSVLDGIQLIRKRSKNHIQWVGSNLDQLVEVATQQQNLKDELSDLSAMEEALDELIKDCAHQLFDLTDDKENAKLAYVTYQDIRSIQAFQKQIVIAIKAPEETKLEIPIPKEDCIKVHVKSTKGPIDVYLCEVEQDKPGDKTSEDKEVVTSETEPSVPPDEE, encoded by the exons ATGGCCGCCGCCTCCAAGTGGGAGCGCCTGAAGCCGCTGCGGCCGGACACGCTGCGTCTGAGCGCG acacCAATGCTCAACTTGAATTTGGATGATGACATACCGATTGTAAAAA AAACTCTGAAGGTCAGAAGGCCTCGATTTGATGCGTCCTTGGTTTATTTGACTCGAAAATTCATGGATCTTGTCAAAAGAGCTCCAGATGGTGTCCTTGATTTAAACGACGTAGCAACATCTCTTGGAGTACAAAAACGAAGAGTATATGACATCACCAGTGTGTTGGATGGAATCCAGTTAATTCGGAAGAGATCTAAGAATCATATCCAGTGGGT AGGTTCTAATCTTGACCAACTTGTTGAAGTggcaacacagcagcaaaaccttAAAGATGAACTTTCTGACTTGTCAGCCATGGAAGAAGCTCTGGATGAATTAATCAAGGATTGTGCTCATCAGTTATTTGATCTAACAgatgacaaagaaaatgcaaa ACTAGCTTATGTGACATACCAAGATATCCGTAGCATTCAGGCATTTCAAAAACAGATTGTGATTGCCATCAAAGCTCCAGAAGAAACCAAACTGGAAATACCGATTCCTAAAGAA GATTGCATAAaagtacatgtaaagagcacAAAAGGACCCATTGATGTGTATCTATGTGAGGTGGAACAAGATAAGCCAGGAGATAAAACTTCTGAAGATAAGGAAGTGGTCACTTCTGAAACTGAGCCATCAGTTCCTCCTGATGAAG AGTGA
- the E2F6 gene encoding transcription factor E2F6 isoform X2 has translation MFLLPPFWRFAVSQGLTPMLNLNLDDDIPIVKKTLKVRRPRFDASLVYLTRKFMDLVKRAPDGVLDLNDVATSLGVQKRRVYDITSVLDGIQLIRKRSKNHIQWVGSNLDQLVEVATQQQNLKDELSDLSAMEEALDELIKDCAHQLFDLTDDKENAKLAYVTYQDIRSIQAFQKQIVIAIKAPEETKLEIPIPKEDCIKVHVKSTKGPIDVYLCEVEQDKPGDKTSEDKEVVTSETEPSVPPDEE, from the exons ATGtttctcctccctcctttttGGCGATTTGCTGTCTCTCAAGGGTTG acacCAATGCTCAACTTGAATTTGGATGATGACATACCGATTGTAAAAA AAACTCTGAAGGTCAGAAGGCCTCGATTTGATGCGTCCTTGGTTTATTTGACTCGAAAATTCATGGATCTTGTCAAAAGAGCTCCAGATGGTGTCCTTGATTTAAACGACGTAGCAACATCTCTTGGAGTACAAAAACGAAGAGTATATGACATCACCAGTGTGTTGGATGGAATCCAGTTAATTCGGAAGAGATCTAAGAATCATATCCAGTGGGT AGGTTCTAATCTTGACCAACTTGTTGAAGTggcaacacagcagcaaaaccttAAAGATGAACTTTCTGACTTGTCAGCCATGGAAGAAGCTCTGGATGAATTAATCAAGGATTGTGCTCATCAGTTATTTGATCTAACAgatgacaaagaaaatgcaaa ACTAGCTTATGTGACATACCAAGATATCCGTAGCATTCAGGCATTTCAAAAACAGATTGTGATTGCCATCAAAGCTCCAGAAGAAACCAAACTGGAAATACCGATTCCTAAAGAA GATTGCATAAaagtacatgtaaagagcacAAAAGGACCCATTGATGTGTATCTATGTGAGGTGGAACAAGATAAGCCAGGAGATAAAACTTCTGAAGATAAGGAAGTGGTCACTTCTGAAACTGAGCCATCAGTTCCTCCTGATGAAG AGTGA